A window of Polaribacter litorisediminis contains these coding sequences:
- a CDS encoding dihydrolipoamide acetyltransferase family protein: MAIFELKLPKMGESVAEATITSWLKEVGDMIELDEAVVEIATDKVDSEVPSEVEGKLIEILFQQDEVVAVGETIAIIEIEGKDAEEVKTDASPNEVKEVEAIIEKASEVVAAPISKTSDSGKFYSPLVRNIAQTENVSMQELETISGTGKDGRVTKDDILSYIENKGTSIEKEETLVKVNAPKASEKIEAKPVSKVTPVAVNDGDEIIEMSRMGKLIAKHMVDSVQTSAHVQSFIEIDVTNIVKWRTKVKDAFFQREKEKLTFTPILMHAIASTIKKYPMINIALNGDTIIKKKNINLGMAAALPDGNLIVPVIKNADQLNLVGMTKAVNDLATRARGNALKPDEIQGGTYTVTNVGSFGSVMGTPIINQPQVAILALGAIRKVPAVIETPDGDFIGIRQKMFVSHSYDHRVVNGALGGMFIKTLKETLEAWDLNADF; the protein is encoded by the coding sequence ATGGCAATTTTTGAATTAAAACTACCCAAAATGGGCGAAAGTGTTGCAGAAGCAACCATTACTTCTTGGTTAAAAGAAGTAGGCGATATGATTGAATTAGATGAAGCCGTTGTAGAAATAGCTACGGATAAAGTAGATTCTGAAGTTCCGAGTGAAGTAGAAGGAAAATTGATAGAAATTTTGTTTCAGCAAGATGAGGTTGTTGCTGTTGGCGAAACGATTGCTATTATAGAAATTGAAGGTAAAGATGCTGAAGAAGTTAAAACCGATGCTTCGCCTAACGAAGTAAAAGAAGTAGAAGCGATTATTGAAAAGGCATCAGAGGTTGTTGCGGCCCCGATTTCTAAAACTTCAGATTCTGGTAAATTCTATTCGCCACTAGTAAGAAATATTGCACAAACAGAAAATGTTTCTATGCAAGAGTTAGAAACTATTTCTGGTACAGGTAAAGATGGTAGGGTTACTAAAGATGATATTTTATCGTATATAGAAAATAAAGGAACATCAATTGAAAAAGAGGAGACTCTGGTTAAAGTGAATGCTCCAAAAGCATCTGAAAAAATTGAAGCAAAACCTGTTTCAAAAGTAACACCAGTTGCTGTTAATGATGGTGATGAAATCATTGAAATGAGTAGAATGGGTAAATTGATTGCAAAACACATGGTAGATTCTGTTCAGACATCTGCTCATGTACAATCATTTATTGAAATTGATGTCACAAATATTGTAAAGTGGAGAACGAAAGTAAAAGATGCTTTCTTTCAAAGAGAAAAAGAAAAATTAACGTTTACGCCAATTTTGATGCACGCCATCGCATCAACCATTAAAAAATATCCGATGATTAATATTGCTTTAAATGGCGATACAATCATTAAAAAGAAAAATATCAATTTAGGAATGGCGGCAGCTTTGCCTGATGGGAATTTAATTGTACCTGTGATTAAAAATGCGGATCAATTAAATTTAGTGGGTATGACAAAAGCCGTAAATGATTTGGCAACTAGAGCAAGAGGCAATGCATTAAAGCCAGATGAAATTCAAGGAGGAACTTATACTGTAACGAATGTGGGTAGTTTTGGTTCTGTGATGGGAACCCCAATCATCAATCAACCACAAGTGGCAATTTTAGCGTTGGGAGCTATTCGAAAAGTGCCTGCCGTGATAGAAACACCAGATGGAGATTTTATCGGAATTAGACAAAAAATGTTTGTGTCACATTCTTACGATCACAGAGTTGTAAATGGTGCTTTGGGCGGAATGTTTATAAAAACCTTAAAAGAAACTTTAGAAGCTTGGGATTTGAATGCTGATTTTTAA
- the gyrA gene encoding DNA gyrase subunit A, whose translation MADGEKLIPINIEEQMKAAYIDYSMSVIVSRALPDVRDGLKPVHRRVLFGMHELGIKATGSYKKSARIVGEVLGKYHPHGDTSVYDSMVRMAQSWSQRYMMVDGQGNFGSVDGDSPAAMRYTEVRMQKISEDMLADIEKDTVDHRLNFDDTLQEPTVLPTRIPNLLVNGGSGIAVGMATNMAPHNLTEVVNGILAYIDNTEIEIDELMQHVTAPDFPTGGIIYGYDGVRDAFHTGRGRIVMRAKAVIEEVKGRECIIVTEIPYQVNKAEMIKKTADLVNEKKISGIANIRDESDRNGMRIVYILKRDAIPNIVLNKLFKYTQLQTSFSVNNIALVKGRPEQLNLKQLIHYFVEHRHEVIVRRTEYLLKKAEARAHILEGLIIASDNIDEVIKIIRASNNADEARESLIERFELTEIQAKAIVEMRLRQLTGLEQDKLRAEFDEIMLTIADLKDILSNEPRRYDIIKEELVLIRDKYGDERRSIIEYAGGDMRIEDMIPDTKVVVTISNAGYLKRTNLDEYKVQNRGGRGQKGATTRNEDFLEHLFVGTNHQYMMFFTQKGKVFWMRVYEIPEGGKNTKGRAMQNLINIEQDDSVKAFLVTQDLKDEAYINSHYVIMATKKGQVKKTSLEQYSRPRTNGINAITIKDGDELLEAKLTTGDSQVMLALKSGKSIRFEEAKTRPMGRTASGVRGITLQHENDEVIGMVAVNDMESNILVVSEKGYGKRSKLEDYRVTNRGGKGVKTLNISEKTGDLVAIKNVDDSNDLMIINKSGLTIRMAVEDLRVMGRATQGVRLINIKDDDSIAAVAKVMREEDDADENLGDTNPEGVDPENSSSEDIAENGTEIEKGSNENQE comes from the coding sequence ATGGCAGACGGAGAAAAATTAATTCCGATTAATATTGAAGAGCAGATGAAAGCTGCATACATTGATTATTCAATGTCAGTAATAGTGTCAAGAGCATTACCAGATGTAAGAGATGGCTTAAAACCGGTTCATAGAAGGGTTTTGTTTGGTATGCATGAGTTAGGTATTAAAGCCACCGGATCCTATAAGAAATCTGCAAGAATTGTTGGGGAGGTTTTAGGAAAGTATCACCCGCATGGAGATACTTCTGTGTATGATTCTATGGTGCGTATGGCACAAAGTTGGAGTCAGCGTTATATGATGGTGGATGGGCAAGGTAATTTTGGTTCTGTAGATGGAGATTCACCTGCTGCAATGCGTTACACGGAGGTTAGAATGCAGAAAATATCGGAAGATATGTTAGCGGATATTGAAAAAGATACCGTAGACCATCGTTTAAATTTTGATGATACGTTACAAGAACCAACTGTTTTACCAACTAGAATTCCTAATTTATTAGTAAACGGAGGTTCTGGTATTGCAGTAGGGATGGCAACAAATATGGCGCCACACAATTTAACAGAAGTTGTCAATGGAATCCTCGCTTATATAGATAATACCGAAATAGAGATCGATGAATTGATGCAGCATGTTACTGCGCCAGATTTTCCTACAGGAGGAATTATTTATGGTTACGATGGTGTTAGAGATGCTTTTCATACAGGTCGTGGGCGTATTGTAATGCGTGCAAAAGCGGTTATTGAAGAGGTAAAAGGACGTGAATGTATCATCGTTACAGAGATTCCTTACCAAGTGAATAAAGCAGAAATGATTAAGAAAACTGCAGACTTGGTCAACGAGAAAAAGATATCGGGAATTGCGAATATTCGTGATGAATCTGATAGAAACGGAATGCGGATCGTTTATATTTTAAAACGAGATGCAATACCGAATATCGTTTTAAATAAATTATTTAAATACACGCAATTACAAACTTCTTTTAGTGTTAATAATATTGCATTGGTAAAAGGAAGACCAGAGCAATTAAATTTAAAACAATTAATTCATTATTTTGTTGAACACAGACATGAAGTTATCGTCCGTAGAACAGAATATTTATTAAAGAAGGCAGAAGCAAGAGCACATATTTTAGAGGGATTAATTATTGCTTCGGATAATATAGATGAAGTTATAAAAATTATTAGAGCTTCTAACAATGCAGACGAAGCAAGAGAGAGTTTAATTGAACGTTTTGAGTTAACAGAAATTCAAGCAAAAGCAATTGTAGAAATGCGTTTGCGTCAGTTAACTGGTTTAGAGCAAGATAAGTTGCGTGCAGAATTTGATGAGATTATGCTAACTATTGCAGATTTAAAGGATATTTTATCTAATGAGCCTAGACGTTATGACATTATCAAAGAAGAATTAGTTCTTATCAGAGATAAATATGGTGATGAGCGCAGATCTATCATAGAATATGCCGGTGGTGATATGCGTATTGAAGATATGATCCCTGATACCAAAGTTGTCGTAACGATTTCTAATGCAGGATATTTAAAACGTACAAATCTAGATGAATATAAAGTTCAGAATAGAGGAGGAAGAGGTCAAAAAGGAGCAACAACCAGAAATGAAGATTTTCTAGAACATTTATTTGTGGGTACAAACCACCAATATATGATGTTTTTTACGCAAAAAGGAAAAGTATTCTGGATGCGGGTTTATGAAATTCCGGAAGGTGGTAAAAATACCAAAGGAAGAGCAATGCAAAACCTCATCAATATAGAACAAGACGATTCTGTAAAGGCATTTTTAGTAACACAAGATTTAAAGGACGAAGCATACATCAACAGTCATTACGTTATTATGGCTACCAAGAAAGGTCAGGTTAAAAAGACTTCTTTAGAGCAATATTCTAGACCAAGAACAAACGGTATCAATGCAATTACCATTAAAGATGGTGATGAATTACTAGAAGCTAAATTAACAACCGGTGATAGCCAAGTAATGTTAGCCTTAAAATCTGGAAAATCGATTCGTTTTGAAGAAGCAAAAACAAGGCCCATGGGAAGAACTGCTTCTGGAGTTAGAGGAATTACTTTGCAGCATGAAAATGATGAAGTTATAGGTATGGTTGCTGTAAATGATATGGAAAGTAATATTCTTGTTGTTTCTGAAAAAGGCTATGGAAAACGCTCTAAATTAGAGGATTATAGAGTTACCAATAGAGGTGGTAAAGGTGTAAAAACTTTAAATATTTCAGAAAAAACGGGTGATTTAGTGGCGATTAAAAACGTAGATGATTCTAATGATTTGATGATTATTAATAAATCTGGATTAACCATAAGAATGGCTGTAGAAGATTTGCGTGTTATGGGGCGTGCAACGCAAGGTGTGCGTTTAATTAACATTAAAGATGATGACAGTATTGCTGCCGTGGCTAAAGTAATGCGCGAGGAAGATGATGCAGATGAAAACTTAGGGGATACAAATCCAGAAGGTGTAGATCCAGAAAATTCAAGTTCTGAGGATATCGCTGAAAATGGCACGGAAATTGAAAAAGGTTCAAATGAAAACCAAGAATAA
- the hemF gene encoding oxygen-dependent coproporphyrinogen oxidase gives MSLKNKFYKYIENLQDTITSKLEKVDGKAKFEEDLWERKEGGGGRTRVLENGAVFEKGGVNISAVHGELPEALRNQFQVKEGNFFACGLSLVLHPINPFVPTVHANWRYFEMYDAEGNVVTQWFGGGQDLTPYYLFDEDATHFHAVCKSACDKHHLEFYPKFKKTCDEYFWNSHRNEARGIGGLFFDYLKENEEFSIEDRFNFVTEVGNSFLNSYVPIVEKRRGFEFTKEHKDWQEVRRGRYVEFNLVHDRGTLFGLKTNGRIESILMSLPPIVQWKYNHHPEENSEEARLLHVLANPKDWI, from the coding sequence ATTAGTCTTAAAAATAAATTCTACAAATACATAGAAAACCTTCAAGATACAATTACTTCTAAATTAGAAAAAGTTGATGGGAAAGCCAAGTTTGAAGAAGATCTTTGGGAGAGAAAAGAAGGAGGAGGAGGTAGAACGCGTGTTCTTGAAAATGGTGCTGTTTTTGAAAAAGGAGGTGTCAATATTTCTGCAGTTCATGGCGAATTACCAGAAGCCTTAAGAAATCAGTTTCAGGTAAAAGAAGGAAATTTCTTTGCCTGTGGATTGAGTTTAGTGTTACATCCAATCAATCCTTTTGTGCCAACGGTGCATGCAAATTGGCGTTATTTCGAAATGTATGATGCAGAAGGAAATGTGGTAACACAATGGTTTGGTGGCGGACAAGATTTAACACCTTATTATTTATTTGATGAAGATGCTACTCATTTTCATGCTGTTTGTAAATCTGCTTGCGACAAACATCATTTAGAATTTTATCCGAAGTTTAAAAAAACCTGTGATGAATATTTTTGGAATTCACATAGAAACGAAGCACGTGGAATTGGTGGTTTATTCTTTGACTATTTAAAGGAAAACGAGGAGTTTTCTATTGAAGATCGATTCAATTTTGTGACAGAAGTCGGTAATAGCTTTTTAAATAGTTACGTTCCCATAGTTGAAAAAAGAAGAGGGTTTGAATTTACAAAAGAACATAAAGATTGGCAAGAAGTTAGAAGAGGTCGTTATGTAGAATTTAATTTGGTCCATGATAGAGGAACTTTATTTGGCTTAAAAACAAACGGAAGAATTGAAAGTATTCTTATGAGTTTACCTCCAATAGTGCAATGGAAATACAATCATCATCCAGAAGAGAATTCAGAAGAAGCGAGACTTTTACATGTTTTGGCAAATCCTAAAGATTGGATTTAA
- a CDS encoding tetratricopeptide repeat protein, with product MKKQILALSLGLISLASFAQKDELKAAEKAIKKDLFKEAQAALLPLESMEATMDEKYIAKYYFLKGSAYGKMNVEKAAEAYNKLMEVEKESGKSKYTDQATPKLNELIQFVSEKAVQAYNVDKDFEEATKNFYLTYKLSPTDTSFLYNAAVSASLAKEYDTSLQYYKELQEIGYTGITMKYMATNAESGEEENLGSITQRDLMVKTGQYNNPVDSPTESKQADIVKNIGFILIAQGKTEEAIVAIQEARKSSPKDLNLILNEAQLYIKLDKMDMFGKLMEEAIELDPNNPTLFFNLGVVNQNEKKTEEAIGYYKKAIELDPEYGDAYMNLSVAILSGEQAIVAEMNQNLSNFKKYDELEKKQKALYLKALPYLEKADEIKRTEDTVRSLLNIYDLTGNSEKAEVLRPIYKKMRGM from the coding sequence ATGAAAAAACAAATATTAGCGCTTTCTTTAGGATTGATTTCATTAGCATCCTTTGCGCAAAAAGACGAATTAAAAGCAGCAGAAAAAGCTATTAAAAAAGATTTATTCAAAGAGGCACAAGCAGCCTTGTTACCTCTAGAAAGTATGGAGGCTACTATGGATGAAAAATATATAGCAAAATACTACTTTTTAAAAGGTTCGGCTTATGGAAAAATGAATGTAGAAAAAGCTGCCGAGGCATATAACAAACTCATGGAGGTAGAAAAGGAAAGCGGAAAATCTAAATATACAGACCAAGCGACTCCTAAATTGAATGAACTCATTCAGTTTGTTTCTGAAAAGGCTGTTCAGGCTTATAATGTTGATAAAGATTTTGAAGAGGCTACCAAAAACTTTTATTTAACATATAAATTAAGTCCTACAGATACATCGTTTTTATACAATGCTGCCGTGAGTGCATCTTTAGCAAAAGAATATGATACTTCTTTGCAGTATTATAAAGAACTTCAAGAAATAGGGTATACGGGTATTACCATGAAATATATGGCTACCAACGCAGAGAGTGGTGAAGAAGAAAATTTAGGTTCTATAACGCAAAGGGACTTAATGGTAAAGACTGGCCAGTATAACAATCCTGTAGACAGTCCAACGGAATCTAAACAAGCAGATATTGTAAAGAATATCGGTTTTATTTTAATAGCACAAGGTAAAACAGAAGAGGCTATTGTAGCCATTCAAGAAGCTAGAAAGTCAAGTCCTAAAGATTTAAACTTGATATTAAACGAAGCTCAATTGTATATTAAGCTTGATAAAATGGATATGTTTGGAAAATTAATGGAAGAAGCTATTGAGCTAGATCCAAACAACCCAACATTGTTTTTTAATCTTGGAGTTGTAAATCAAAATGAGAAAAAAACAGAGGAGGCAATTGGTTACTATAAAAAAGCGATTGAATTAGATCCTGAATATGGTGATGCGTATATGAACTTATCTGTTGCAATTTTATCAGGAGAGCAAGCTATTGTTGCAGAAATGAACCAAAATTTATCTAATTTTAAGAAGTATGATGAGTTAGAGAAAAAACAAAAAGCGTTGTATTTAAAAGCGCTTCCTTACTTAGAAAAAGCAGATGAAATTAAGAGAACAGAAGATACGGTTAGGTCTTTATTAAATATTTATGACCTTACAGGAAATAGCGAAAAAGCAGAAGTTTTAAGACCTATTTATAAAAAGATGAGAGGAATGTAA
- a CDS encoding ATP-dependent Clp protease ATP-binding subunit, whose amino-acid sequence MDDNFSPKVRDVITFSKEEALRLGHEFIGTEHLLLGLIRKGEGKAIEILTAFDVDLILLRKKLEQLNPSNPAFSDGTDKPSLRLTRQAEKALKTTFLEAKLYQSDSIDTAHLLLCILRNENDPTTKLIQKYHVNYDEAKALYKQLHVDDTDEDILPSNPIAETPSDDDDYPSGKSNPFESSQKGKAVKKSKTPVLDNFGRDLTNLAENGKLDPVVGRQKEIERVSQILSRRKKNNPMLIGEPGVGKSAIAEGLALRIIERKVSRILFDKRIVSLDLASLVAGTKYRGQFEERMKALMNELEKNDDIILFIDEIHTIVGAGGATGSLDASNMLKPALARGEIQCIGATTLDEFRTNIEKDGALERRFQKVIVEPTTVEETIQILNNIKGKYEEHHHVNYTDNAIEACVKLTNRYMTDRYLPDKAIDALDEAGSRIHITNIVVPKQVLELESKLELIRVQKTKAVNGQKYEEAAKLRDDEKNMESALNSAQKQWEDDSKLNREIVTEDNVAEVVSMMTGIPVNRVAEAESHRLHELPAMIKGKVIGQDEAVTKVVKAIQRNRVGLKDPNKPIGSFIFLGQTGVGKTQLAKVLARELFDSDDSLIRIDMSEYMEKFAISRLIGAPPGYVGYEEGGQLTEKVRRKPYAVILLDEIEKAHPDVFNMLLQILDDGYITDSLGRKIDFRNTIIIMTSNLGARQLKDFGGGVGFGTTSKKNQADEYAKSVIEGALKKSFAPEFLNRIDDVIIFNALEREDIHAIIDIELDKLLHRILDLGYTLNLSDKAKDYIADKGFDKKYGARPLKRAIQKYIEDALAEEIVNATLTEGDIITMDFDDEKDELTINIEKGEKKEETRSENNS is encoded by the coding sequence ATGGACGATAATTTTTCACCAAAAGTAAGAGATGTAATCACATTTAGTAAAGAAGAGGCTTTAAGATTGGGCCACGAATTTATTGGAACAGAGCATCTTTTATTGGGTTTAATAAGAAAAGGCGAAGGAAAAGCAATTGAGATATTAACAGCCTTTGATGTTGATTTAATATTGCTTCGAAAAAAACTAGAGCAATTAAACCCTTCAAATCCGGCATTTTCAGACGGTACTGACAAACCAAGTCTGCGTTTAACAAGACAAGCGGAAAAAGCATTAAAAACCACTTTTTTAGAGGCTAAATTGTATCAAAGTGATTCTATAGATACGGCGCATTTACTCTTGTGCATTTTAAGAAATGAGAATGACCCAACTACAAAGCTAATTCAGAAATACCATGTAAATTATGATGAAGCAAAAGCGTTATACAAACAATTACATGTAGATGATACGGATGAAGATATTTTACCTTCTAATCCGATTGCAGAAACGCCTTCTGATGATGATGATTATCCTTCCGGAAAATCAAATCCTTTTGAGTCCTCTCAAAAAGGAAAAGCGGTTAAGAAATCTAAAACACCCGTTTTAGATAATTTTGGGCGTGATTTAACAAATTTAGCTGAAAACGGAAAATTAGACCCCGTTGTTGGTAGACAAAAAGAAATTGAGCGTGTTTCTCAAATTTTAAGTAGAAGAAAGAAAAACAACCCCATGTTAATTGGAGAACCTGGAGTGGGTAAATCTGCCATTGCAGAAGGTTTAGCTCTTAGAATTATAGAAAGAAAAGTATCTAGAATTTTATTTGATAAGCGAATTGTTTCTTTAGATTTGGCAAGTTTAGTTGCTGGCACAAAATACAGAGGCCAGTTTGAAGAACGCATGAAAGCCTTAATGAATGAGCTTGAAAAGAACGATGATATTATTCTTTTTATTGATGAAATTCATACGATTGTAGGGGCAGGTGGCGCAACTGGTTCTTTAGATGCATCCAACATGTTAAAACCTGCTTTAGCGAGAGGAGAAATTCAATGTATTGGTGCAACTACGTTGGATGAGTTTAGAACAAATATAGAAAAAGATGGCGCACTAGAACGTCGTTTTCAAAAGGTAATTGTAGAACCTACTACGGTAGAAGAAACCATCCAAATTTTAAATAATATTAAAGGTAAATATGAGGAACATCATCATGTAAATTATACAGATAATGCTATTGAGGCTTGTGTAAAATTAACAAACAGATATATGACAGACCGCTACTTACCAGACAAAGCTATTGATGCTTTAGATGAAGCGGGTTCTAGAATTCATATCACTAATATTGTAGTTCCTAAACAAGTTTTAGAATTAGAATCTAAACTAGAGCTTATTCGCGTTCAAAAAACAAAAGCTGTAAATGGTCAGAAATATGAAGAAGCTGCCAAATTACGGGATGATGAAAAAAATATGGAATCTGCCTTAAATTCCGCTCAAAAACAATGGGAAGATGATTCTAAATTAAACAGAGAAATTGTAACAGAAGATAATGTTGCAGAAGTAGTTTCTATGATGACTGGAATCCCTGTAAATAGAGTTGCAGAAGCAGAAAGCCACCGATTGCATGAGCTCCCTGCCATGATTAAAGGAAAAGTTATTGGGCAAGATGAGGCAGTTACCAAAGTAGTAAAAGCTATTCAAAGAAACAGAGTAGGTCTTAAAGATCCTAACAAACCAATTGGTTCATTTATATTTTTAGGTCAAACAGGAGTTGGTAAAACACAATTAGCAAAAGTTTTAGCGCGTGAGTTATTTGATTCTGACGATTCTTTAATTAGAATCGACATGAGTGAATACATGGAAAAATTTGCTATTTCTCGATTAATCGGAGCACCTCCAGGATATGTTGGTTATGAAGAAGGCGGACAGTTAACAGAAAAAGTTCGTAGAAAACCCTATGCGGTTATTCTTTTAGATGAAATTGAAAAAGCGCATCCAGATGTATTTAATATGCTATTACAAATTTTAGATGACGGATATATTACTGATAGTTTAGGCAGAAAAATAGATTTTAGAAATACCATAATTATTATGACTTCTAACCTTGGTGCCCGTCAATTAAAAGATTTTGGTGGGGGTGTTGGTTTTGGCACTACTTCTAAAAAAAATCAGGCAGATGAATATGCTAAATCGGTAATTGAAGGGGCTTTAAAGAAGTCTTTTGCTCCTGAATTCTTAAACAGAATTGATGATGTAATTATCTTTAATGCGCTAGAAAGAGAAGACATTCATGCTATTATTGATATTGAATTAGACAAACTTTTACATCGAATTTTAGATTTGGGTTACACCTTAAATTTAAGCGATAAAGCAAAAGATTATATTGCTGATAAAGGGTTTGATAAAAAATATGGTGCAAGACCTTTAAAAAGAGCAATTCAAAAATATATTGAAGATGCTTTAGCTGAAGAGATTGTAAACGCCACCTTAACCGAAGGGGATATTATAACCATGGATTTTGATGATGAAAAAGATGAACTTACCATTAACATAGAAAAAGGCGAAAAAAAGGAAGAAACAAGATCAGAAAATAATTCTTAA
- a CDS encoding GNAT family N-acetyltransferase has protein sequence MITLEEKLKNPVWHSLNETHKKFAIMLDGVQFYNPEINNFGAFLETDKTIKALNKYTEKTERFFLVSEDQTPIIDDNKIVLEKKINGCQMVLDNLTDVEITEEIILLTQKNMDEVYDLIWLVMPGFYQKRGFEMGNFYGIFKNNKLIAISGQRMQTDDFIEVSSVVTHPNYTRRGFAKQLIQHTTKEILKENKLPILHTNKGNPAIELYEKLGYKITRDMNWWLYGKK, from the coding sequence ATGATCACTTTAGAAGAAAAATTAAAAAACCCTGTTTGGCATTCTTTAAATGAAACGCATAAAAAGTTCGCCATAATGCTTGACGGTGTGCAATTTTACAACCCTGAAATCAATAATTTTGGTGCCTTTTTAGAAACTGATAAGACCATAAAGGCTTTAAATAAATACACTGAAAAAACAGAAAGATTCTTTTTAGTTTCAGAAGATCAAACGCCAATAATTGATGACAACAAAATAGTTTTAGAGAAAAAAATTAATGGCTGTCAAATGGTTTTAGACAATTTAACAGACGTTGAAATAACAGAAGAAATTATCTTATTAACCCAAAAAAACATGGATGAAGTTTATGACTTAATCTGGCTAGTAATGCCAGGTTTTTATCAAAAAAGAGGTTTTGAAATGGGGAATTTCTATGGAATTTTTAAAAATAATAAATTAATTGCTATATCTGGACAGAGAATGCAAACTGATGATTTTATTGAGGTTAGCTCAGTTGTTACACATCCTAATTATACAAGAAGAGGATTTGCTAAACAATTAATACAGCATACAACCAAAGAAATTTTAAAAGAAAACAAACTACCTATTTTACATACAAATAAAGGAAACCCAGCCATTGAGCTTTATGAAAAGTTGGGTTATAAAATTACGAGAGATATGAATTGGTGGCTGTATGGTAAAAAATAA
- a CDS encoding C40 family peptidase: MYGICNLSIVPLRAAPADKSEMVSQVLFGESFTVLEKEKYWSKIKLSFDGYEGYIDNKQFEEISEDLFLKIETENTVYSAEIIDFITNSANDLLTIPLGSCLPFYTNHEFQLNFKSYQYQGNVFSGKLPKSELIQKAFTYLNTPFLWGGKTPFGIDCAGFTQMVYKLCGYQLFRDTNQQARQGEVLSFIEESEPGDLAFFDNDEGNIVHVGIILKDYHIIHAYGKVRIDSLDHSGIFNHDLQTHTHRLRVIKKLI; encoded by the coding sequence TTGTACGGAATTTGTAATTTAAGTATTGTTCCTTTAAGAGCAGCACCAGCAGACAAATCAGAAATGGTGAGTCAAGTATTGTTTGGTGAAAGCTTTACAGTTCTTGAAAAAGAAAAATATTGGAGCAAAATTAAACTATCTTTTGATGGGTATGAAGGCTATATAGACAATAAACAATTTGAAGAAATTTCTGAAGATTTATTTTTAAAAATCGAGACAGAAAATACTGTGTATTCCGCCGAAATTATAGATTTTATAACAAATTCAGCAAACGATTTACTAACCATTCCTTTAGGATCTTGTTTACCTTTTTATACAAATCATGAATTTCAATTAAACTTCAAAAGCTATCAGTATCAAGGAAACGTTTTTTCTGGAAAATTACCTAAAAGTGAACTCATCCAAAAAGCTTTTACTTATTTAAACACGCCATTTTTATGGGGTGGAAAAACTCCTTTTGGCATTGATTGCGCCGGTTTTACCCAAATGGTTTACAAACTATGTGGTTACCAATTATTCCGAGACACCAACCAACAAGCAAGGCAAGGAGAAGTATTGAGTTTTATTGAAGAAAGTGAACCTGGAGATCTGGCTTTTTTTGATAATGATGAAGGCAACATTGTTCATGTAGGAATTATCTTAAAAGACTATCATATTATACACGCATACGGCAAGGTAAGGATTGATTCCTTAGACCATAGTGGTATTTTTAATCATGATTTACAAACCCATACGCATCGATTGAGAGTTATTAAAAAATTGATATAA
- a CDS encoding YceI family protein encodes MKKIILLIVLLPIFFMVSAQEKSQILKIKLPSTVIINGTSTLHDWESIVEKTVAQLATNELNNQKIETLNVSVEVISIKSGKNLMDKLTYKALKYEDHPNITFIFKKGEIINEGAKHIDIKLIGDLTIAGVTKSVAVETKINKSGKPIILKGSHKLKMTDFGIEPPKALLGTIKTGNEITIAFNLTFE; translated from the coding sequence ATGAAAAAAATAATTTTATTAATAGTATTACTACCAATATTTTTTATGGTTTCTGCGCAAGAGAAGAGCCAAATTTTAAAAATAAAATTACCCAGTACAGTCATTATAAATGGCACTTCTACTTTACATGATTGGGAGAGTATCGTTGAAAAAACAGTTGCGCAATTAGCTACTAACGAACTAAATAACCAAAAAATAGAAACCTTAAATGTATCTGTAGAAGTTATAAGCATAAAAAGTGGAAAAAACTTAATGGATAAGCTTACTTATAAAGCTTTAAAGTATGAAGATCATCCGAACATTACATTCATCTTCAAAAAAGGAGAAATTATAAATGAAGGTGCAAAACATATCGATATAAAGTTAATTGGAGATTTAACTATTGCAGGAGTTACCAAAAGTGTTGCTGTAGAAACGAAAATAAACAAATCTGGTAAACCAATAATATTAAAAGGAAGTCATAAATTAAAAATGACAGACTTTGGAATCGAACCTCCAAAAGCATTATTAGGAACCATTAAAACAGGAAATGAAATAACCATAGCATTTAATTTAACATTCGAATAA